TTGTATATAGTTTCATTTATGGATTTGACAGTTTAAATGTCTTATAAATacaaatttagaaacgtcagaTAAAAACTTTTTGATTGCGCATTTCGCAGATATCTAACACTATATAAGGATGTTCAAAAAAGAACTTTTggatttttgttaaaaaataacaGTCATGCTAATTTCCAATAAAACTGACATTTATTTAAAGAGAATAAATGcctcagaataaatttttcATACATGACATGACGCACATATAtgcttttgctctgaacaaggacATACAGCCACTGCTTGGTAGGAAGCTACTATATCTTAAAAGAACTGAAATCTCCCCCGTTCAGCATtttctactcaatttattacaccctgggtgaggggGTGGGCATGGGTTTTGTAACCGAAATTTTAACATGCAATGCTATCATAGTTTAGTCTAgcgctgacatgggcaaactgtGGCGCCCAggccaaatccgacccgttAGGTAATGTAATCGGGCCCGCCGGATGTGGCCACAATcaaacaaaaccaaattttgatgtttcagctaaaaatagcCCAAGGAATGTGttaagattgcgattaaatttagttttggcacaaagCTTATTGTTTTcgacttttgcttttgtaacactgtaaatattgtaaataaaatgtaacttttacgtcacacttacattgCCTGCCAGTCTATgtgggcaacatttttggcccctggtccaaaaaccttgcccacccctggtataacGCTTTAACCACTATGAGCCATCGGGTGATTTCTCACAGCAATGCTAGGACCACAGTTACAGCAGAAAGTGTTTCTAAGCATCATTTTACCTTCAAATACTTGATGGCTTTCGAAACATCCCATACATTGAGTTTGAGAGCATGTTCACACTGTTCATCAGTGACTCCAAAAACTTCTTTCTgtaattctttcattttatcTTCCGGTCTCATTTGTGAATAATTTAATCGGGCAGCAGCAGAGGCAGCATATTGTTCTCTACTATGTGCTGTCTGAATAGCAGGTGAGGTTGTGgctaaaatgaaaaattcttattcaagttttaaaaaaaaatactttagtGGCACACATGGATATCTAAATGTAGTCTAAAACGATGATCTAATCAGTAGTTTACTTTTTCACCTTCCTTAAAACCACTCACGACATACAATTTACATAAGAACCAttactggttatcaagcagcagCACCCATCATGTTAACAACAAACTCGGCAAACAGCTTGGAATTccagaattttgttttgtaatcaatTACAATTATAATTGTTCAATAAATAGTTTAAATACAAAACCACAGATAACTAAATTTGAAAAGGTGTTTCCAAGAACTAAGATGATTAAATTGAATGTTTCTTTTTTATGACACTTATTTACAATGTTTGCTCCAAACAAGACCTTATACAAGCATCAACTAACATGAAACAATATGTAAGGAAATACTACTGGACGGACTGGAATAATTCCAGTTAGGTTTACGCTATCACATTGccatatttgaattataataGCAAAATCGTGATTTGTGTCAAATCTGGTATATATATTGGAGTGAAATTaacttatcaaaaataaaaatatgaaaattaatgTAAGAATTCTATAATACCGAACTATTCTAAAATTGACACTCCATAAACAACAATAGGAAAACTGGATAGTTCGTTGATTGGCAAATGTTCATTTAACATTTCACATCAATATTGAAAGGTTATTTCCATTGGATTAATACAAAATCAACAACATAGGTGAATGGTTGACtcgatttgaatgaaaaaaaatttcgccaAAAAAAGACTGAAATTGagtcaaaatatcaaaattaagaATAAgggtaaattacaaaaatagcGCAAAACTTTGATTCAAGTCCATTcttaattacaaaaaatatcaaaaaagtattttaataaatgatatttGCCATAAATTTCATAATGATAGTACAGGAAAATAATATACATAAGTTGTGTGTAAAATGCAACATACCAGGATTATAAGCTGGCAAGCTGTAGGCAGTGGTTGTTTGAGAAAAAGGCATTACATGAGCACGAGGTACATTTCTCCCAGAAGCCTgaaatgtaaattcaaattgatttttgtgtttaatatcaataaatgggaATCGGAAAACTTAAAAATCTAGGATCAAAAAAGCTCTAGGTTGGCAAATATTTCGTCCCTGACAATGGATTCAAGAACATTTaacggcactccagaagtgtgtatatcaatatggaggtaactaattttgttcgcctactttaggCAGGCAGTCCCACAGGCAGTCCCAGAACCCGTAGGCCGTAatgtaactaaaataaggaaataaaaatatggcctaaccctaacctggtacacacactacgagagtacccatTTAACATAGACTTCAGCTTTAATTTACGTGAAATTTCAGATCTGACATaagattttcagaattttgGAAAACAAATATAGTTCCTCCAACAGCATCGCAAATTAACTCTTTATCTATTCAATACCAATAAATTATAGCAAGTCAGTATGCTCTGGCTCAAGAGTTAACTgtgataaaaattcaaaatagtgAAAATATAGTTTCTGGAACAAATAGAATTTATCTAATAATTAAACCCATACTTTAAGCTTAAAAACAATATACAGTagataaataaagaaaaataatacgCCACCTTTTCTTCAGGCAGAAGATAGTAATGCGTTGAACTGAGTTTTTTTCCATCTCTAATGATTGGCAAAATAACAGGATGTGCTTGACCTATTGAAGGTGTTGCAGAGAATATAGAACGAGTTGTGCATTGTTGTTTCTGTCCATTATCAGTACTATATACTTGCTGATTGTTGGAAACAGAAGAAAAACCAGGCCCAGCATTAATTCGCGTTGGTTCTCGTGGCGGGATCTGTGGTGGGGCTTCAGACCAGCTTTTCACCCTCGTTGTGTGAACGTTAGCGGAATGGCTTCGTTTTACAACATTATGATCATCAGTTCTGCCACTAGGTGGAACATAATTATATTTAGATGCAATAGCAGCGACTGACGCAGATAATGTACTGGGCTGGGATACAGGAAAAGGTGCGATTTCTGGTATCACAACAGGACTAGCACCTCTACTTGATGACAAATTTACCGGTGAGGGAGTTAAAGGTTCCGTCATACATAAAGGTTTTATAGCAGTGGTAGGAGAGTTAGATTTCAAGCTTGTCCGTTCGGGAAATAAATCAGGAGTTACTATTGCACTGGTCTTATCCAAGTgatatttcttcaaaaattcaCATTTAAGATCTTCGAAAGCATCTGGTTTTAATTCAATCTTGGGTTTTTGTGGGGGCTGCGGAGGAGTCGATGGTGCCGGCACCCCGACTGAATAAGAACGAAATCTCAAATTGGGAGATGGATTATTGCTGTTGTTTGCTGTCTCGTAAAATGGATTGTGAGAAAAGTTTGCGGAATTTCCAAGTGATTGTGACACGACGCTTGGTGGTGTTCCGCTACTATCACTCAAGAAAGCAGACGAAATGTCTTGTTCTGTTCTTTTTATAGCAGATTCTTGCATTGACGACAGTTGTAAGGCTTGTCGTACACCTTCCATTGTTTCATTCTCCATATCATCATGAAAGTGAACGTCCCATGAATATTCTAAAGGAAGAaagaaaatttagataaaatagtaTGTAGAAGGCATCAATACATGCATAAAAACTTAACTTGCAATCAACAAATTTATGTTACATTAGCAAGCATGCGAATGCTTTAAATTCCATGaatcaataatttcaatcagataatcaaataattttaattataaattcacttttattgatttcattaattGCCAGTTATATtcaagaaataattttgaaatttaacatCGCTCCAATAACCTAAcaattaaactaaaaaaaatgccATCTTGATGTTACCTGAAAACACTTGGGAATTTTATGCAAGGTTAATTTACAAAAATCGAAATGTTAATTCTTGTAGAACATTCAGTTCGTTTGATCTAAAATATACTTATCTATACAAAACTTAATTCAAGAATTTCtctatataataattttaagaCCTGTTGTAGCAAATTTTATATTGTAATGCATGCATAACTATACAGTAGTGACACCTAGAAATATAATTACTTACGACCTACAGAATCTTCTCGATCAGGTTCGACTTCATCATAAACGGGGGTCGATTGCGTCTGTAAATGAACATAAtgttatatacatattttggtactcccgtagtatgtgtaccaggttagggtcaggccataatttaattccgattttcttcaatttagttctattacgagttcggggattgtctgtgttagcaaagtgaatatatttccctgcccataagtttcagtccctttacacaacttggtgtaaagtaggtgaacaaaattagttacctccatattggtatacacacaACCGGAGCAcccatattttatattatgtcATCTCTTAGGTTAAAATTAAAATCAGTATTACGTCAGAAAATTCAAAGTTCTTTTGCATTGCTCACTTCGAATACATTTATAGATTCACATCCTTCCAGAGTAGAGAAAGTGCATAGTTTAATAGGGCAAATCTCTCTTATTAGTCAagctattatatatataatatattactgTACTTCTACATCCTACATAATTGAGGCTATGATCGCATATGTTCAATTAGCCAGAGATGACTAGAAACGATgtgtattgaaaaaaattattcatcagCCCCACCGAAAAGCACAAATACCAACTCAAAAGTGAAGAAACCACTTAAATACATATGAACATGCAAAAGCAAAAATTGCAATATCTGGTCCAGGtggaaaaagaaaattttaccTCGGCAAGGTTAGCAGCTTTATTATCATACCCTGTCTTCCACTGATTTTTCGAATCATTATTTTCAGGAAAGAAATTTTCAGATGCGTAGAAAGGTTTAATTGGCGAAGGTAGTGATCctaaaaacatgaaatatttgaataagcgttttttgcaaaaaaaattcttattGAGAGTAAGATATTATTACAGATAACTACTACAAATCACAAATGATATAGtgtaaatcaggggtgtgcaaactgcggcccgcgggccaaatgcggcccgcaagaagaagttgtgcggcccgcggaggcataacaatttcgaatggtgtacccgcaaaacgagtatttattctttttcgtcgcaaagcccataccagtcatattagcaaaacaagctagcaaaattctgttgcaaaatacacgatttatattacaaaaacgtgtttctcactgcattcgtctgaagtcggtgtgacaaaaaatttaaatagcggtttcttcagaagtttatgcgttttaaatctactatttctgcaagaacccctaataatgccgtaaggtcaatagcaaatataggcaatttttgtgcttgcaactaccagaaagcctaaattaaataaaggtgcggcccgcagcttcacccagttacttgtattcggcccgccaataaaaaaggttgcacacccctggcgtAAATCATTCATTTGCTTGACTTGGTACAAAAAACAACTGCAACGAATCACTGACACATAAAATCCTTGCACTGAAAACGTAAAAAGTCAAacgtaaaattatatataaactaaCATCTTGTCTTCTTACCTCCTTTTGTTGGAGACTGCGATAAACTTTCATCCAGTACTGAATGTACCCTCGGATTTTCTTGAGAGTTTGATCGAGCAAGTGAAACAGGAGGATGAGAATATTCATGATTTACGGGAGGTGACCCTGGATAATCTGAGGAATTTCTTCGTCTCTGTCTTGTAGAAGTTTTAGTTTTCTTTTGGTTTTCCATTGATGTTGGTTGTTTACATTTATTTGGTTCTCTCCAAAcaattctgaaataaataaaaaaaagttattttggaTTTCCTTTTATCCACTACATCAGGGGTgtacaacctttaatacagtagggccaaatacaaataactgggtgaagccgcgggccgtaCCTTTATTTAACATGGGCTCTGAAGTAGTTGCGGGCACAAAATTATGGTATCTATCTTATGACATGAGTTTTGGCTTCGctcaagctagctgttagggcatgaGGGCATTGTAACACCATAAGTGTAGATTGAACAACTTGGACTCGAGTACAGGCTTGGAATTActtgcacgtaccagattaaactgaaTTAAAACTCGTTGCAcaggccgcacaatttttccttgtgggccgcatttggcccgaaAGTCGCATGTTGCACACCTCTGTACTACATACCGGTAAGCAAAAAATAAGTTTTGGTAGTGAAAATAATAACTTGTATGAAGTGTTTTGCACCTTCATTTTAATAAGGAGCCACTTATATTAAAGAGGCTATACTGTTCCTACAAAAAACAGAATGTTACAGGATGACATAACTGAAAAACTTAAGATGGCTaaacaaaattcaaagttgGTGTTATTTGAGAAAACTATCATTGGTTTCTTTGTAAATATCGTATTAAAAGCATAATTTGTGGCATGATTTAATTGATATTGTTTcatgattttataattttttgaaatatttaaaaattctgaaaatttttaGCAAGACAGATTTCTAGAATGCTAAAACTGCTTAGTTATTGACATCTCAAACTTGTAAGCATTCATAGTAACATTCATTGCCAAAAATTTTCTATGGGCTCGAAATATTTTTATGGTTAATTTATGCAAACCAAAAGAATCTAGCTTAAATCACCTATTTGCATTTGACTATAATTATACAAGGAAATATCAAATTCATTCAATAGCTCAGAACTGCATGTTAGGTATGTTGAATTAATTAATCAGAACTATTGGGTAAATGTACTGATCATACGACTATCGTGTTAGATCCAATAATATCCGTTTACAATGAATTTTGGCAATATagataatatcaacaaaatatattgataaaatatgtgAAACTCACTTCGATTTTACAGtgttttcaagttttttgtATTTGTCTTTAGCTGATTTAGAGAATATTCTTTTGCTTGTTCCTGGTGGAGATCCTGAAATTAAGTTGTGAAAAATGTAACAGGACTTTGTGAACATCCtgtattttattctttttttaaatcatgGTATGCGAAATAATATGTTAAATAACCAAAAGTGTTTGTCGAATGATGAAAACaggaaaaaaaacatgtttattCTGTTCTACCTCGAAATAGCAAATTAGTATCATTGAGAGAGGAAAAATGCACTTTTCTCCTACAACCTGTCATCAAGTGTATTGAGTTGCTTTTAtgatcaatttgaaaaaaatcgaaaacaagaaaatgattacaggaaatgatgaaacatgacaaaaatatgaattattcacattttttaatatgataaacaagatcattttattttttttaagaagtagatattttcaagtttataaTGTTATTATATATGAAGTAAATTTGAGCAGAATAATATGAACTAATCCATATAGAACATCCATGTAAATCACCAAGCAAATGCCATATTTAAAACGACCCAAACTAAATAATTCATCTATGGGAATACATTCAAATATGGAATTATGAGTATATTCCAAATATGACCATGTTCAATAGAGAAATATGCAGCAATCATTGTAAATATATAAGAAATAAacttagtaaaaaaaaaatttcccattTTTTTACGCTGTTAGAAGTTGAATGAAATCTGTTTATGCCTTGATTATTTATCAGATATCAAATAAATGCCCAGATTGACAAATTTCAAGTTAAAccatttcaaatta
The sequence above is a segment of the Styela clava chromosome 7, kaStyClav1.hap1.2, whole genome shotgun sequence genome. Coding sequences within it:
- the LOC120328951 gene encoding activated CDC42 kinase 1-like isoform X1; the encoded protein is MTSENSLWLRSLLADVQLEQFYAEIRDALQVTRLSHFDYVKSEDLDKIGLGKPAQRRLLDAVKKAKAAQKKKNKNKPGNLNIAAKDFERSSLTCFISEKELTQQEKIGDGSFGVVRKGEWTTPSGTTIAVAVKSLKLNMLTEPEVFEDFVKEVNAMHMLDHPNLIRLYGVVISSPMKMVTELANLGCLLDHLRKFQRHVIFTLCEYAVQIATGMAYLEHKHFIHRDLAARNILLSSKEKVKIGDFGLMRVLDTKDDHYVMAEKRKIPFAWSAPESLKRRQFSHASDVWMFGVTLWEMFTYGQEPWLSYNGAQILHKVDKENERLLQPDNCPNNIYRLMLNCWRLQPDQRPTFKRIKEVIPQMFPKELLSTCDLNEPDRLKIMKGDKITVIRGRAEHHWWRGQNKRTLEVGVFPRLVTNSGQDGFSRDDISRPLKNSFIHTGHGDIDPTRSWGFHERIDDLYLGNPMEPPDLVAIDSIEKTNDTEGGSPPGTSKRIFSKSAKDKYKKLENTVKSKIVWREPNKCKQPTSMENQKKTKTSTRQRRRNSSDYPGSPPVNHEYSHPPVSLARSNSQENPRVHSVLDESLSQSPTKGGSLPSPIKPFYASENFFPENNDSKNQWKTGYDNKAANLAETQSTPVYDEVEPDREDSVGQYSWDVHFHDDMENETMEGVRQALQLSSMQESAIKRTEQDISSAFLSDSSGTPPSVVSQSLGNSANFSHNPFYETANNSNNPSPNLRFRSYSVGVPAPSTPPQPPQKPKIELKPDAFEDLKCEFLKKYHLDKTSAIVTPDLFPERTSLKSNSPTTAIKPLCMTEPLTPSPVNLSSSRGASPVVIPEIAPFPVSQPSTLSASVAAIASKYNYVPPSGRTDDHNVVKRSHSANVHTTRVKSWSEAPPQIPPREPTRINAGPGFSSVSNNQQVYSTDNGQKQQCTTRSIFSATPSIGQAHPVILPIIRDGKKLSSTHYYLLPEEKASGRNVPRAHVMPFSQTTTAYSLPAYNPATTSPAIQTAHSREQYAASAAARLNYSQMRPEDKMKELQKEVFGVTDEQCEHALKLNVWDVSKAIKYLKIEQLFSMGIAPRNRCQQMLQIMNWNLETSSNVLLQEFKNDASQ
- the LOC120328951 gene encoding activated CDC42 kinase 1-like isoform X2, with protein sequence MTSENSLWLRSLLADVQLEQFYAEIRDALQVTRLSHFDYVKSEDLDKIGLGKPAQRRLLDAVKKAKAAQKKKNKNKPGNLNIAAKDFERSSLTCFISEKELTQQEKIGDGSFGVVRKGEWTTPSGTTIAVAVKSLKLNMLTEPEVFEDFVKEVNAMHMLDHPNLIRLYGVVISSPMKMVTELANLGCLLDHLRKFQRHVIFTLCEYAVQIATGMAYLEHKHFIHRDLAARNILLSSKEKVKIGDFGLMRVLDTKDDHYVMAEKRKIPFAWSAPESLKRRQFSHASDVWMFGVTLWEMFTYGQEPWLSYNGAQILHKVDKENERLLQPDNCPNNIYRLMLNCWRLQPDQRPTFKRIKEVIPQMFPKELLSTCDLNEPDRLKIMKGDKITVIRGRAEHHWWRGQNKRTLEVGVFPRLVTNSGQDGFSRDDISRPLKNSFIHTGHGDIDPTRSWGFHERIDDLYLGNPMEPPDLVAIDSIEKTNDTEGGSPPGTSKRIFSKSAKDKYKKLENTVKSKIVWREPNKCKQPTSMENQKKTKTSTRQRRRNSSDYPGSPPVNHEYSHPPVSLARSNSQENPRVHSVLDESLSQSPTKGGSLPSPIKPFYASENFFPENNDSKNQWKTGYDNKAANLAETQSTPVYDEVEPDREDSVEYSWDVHFHDDMENETMEGVRQALQLSSMQESAIKRTEQDISSAFLSDSSGTPPSVVSQSLGNSANFSHNPFYETANNSNNPSPNLRFRSYSVGVPAPSTPPQPPQKPKIELKPDAFEDLKCEFLKKYHLDKTSAIVTPDLFPERTSLKSNSPTTAIKPLCMTEPLTPSPVNLSSSRGASPVVIPEIAPFPVSQPSTLSASVAAIASKYNYVPPSGRTDDHNVVKRSHSANVHTTRVKSWSEAPPQIPPREPTRINAGPGFSSVSNNQQVYSTDNGQKQQCTTRSIFSATPSIGQAHPVILPIIRDGKKLSSTHYYLLPEEKASGRNVPRAHVMPFSQTTTAYSLPAYNPATTSPAIQTAHSREQYAASAAARLNYSQMRPEDKMKELQKEVFGVTDEQCEHALKLNVWDVSKAIKYLKIEQLFSMGIAPRNRCQQMLQIMNWNLETSSNVLLQEFKNDASQ